Proteins from a genomic interval of Clostridium sp. 'deep sea':
- a CDS encoding copper amine oxidase N-terminal domain-containing protein, which produces MGEAKIEDAGKKMGEAKIEVLKPVVSMTGAKTITNGFNNKLEFQLIDPRDNSVMSNDVKVEVAGALVTYVPTFDQKAGETLDSNKEVWTGTYYTKEVDFEKAIKDEKELVADVIMDGDNSVDVKVLAIPIVEGTLTATPEHVIIGQATNITLTYTDGDGNPLADRIVKLNGDEVSKTDEDGKILYSSSATSSLALVFEAETDYDTDKVSKKVSSKADTEGPKVEVLSISKDGKSATLKITDNVRLHVTYINGELVEMKFPKADAIHVVTGLVPGINKVEFLSADTNFNYTEQTIEIEVEAPVIEKVEFTLNNAVGDLGTPVKIGTTSMVPARLVEELGVSFAWDAESQTVEYTYGETTVKLTVDSKTGIVNGENVPLSEAPYLNAQGRLMVPVRMVGQSLGFDVKWTSDDAPIIISK; this is translated from the coding sequence ATGGGCGAAGCTAAAATTGAAGATGCTGGTAAAAAAATGGGCGAAGCTAAAATTGAAGTTCTTAAGCCAGTTGTATCAATGACAGGTGCTAAAACTATTACAAATGGTTTCAATAACAAGCTTGAGTTCCAATTAATTGACCCACGCGATAATAGTGTAATGTCTAATGATGTTAAAGTTGAAGTAGCTGGTGCTTTAGTAACATATGTACCTACATTTGATCAAAAAGCTGGCGAAACTTTAGATTCAAACAAAGAAGTTTGGACTGGCACATATTACACTAAAGAAGTAGATTTTGAAAAAGCTATTAAAGATGAAAAAGAATTAGTTGCTGATGTTATCATGGATGGTGACAATTCTGTAGACGTTAAAGTATTAGCTATTCCTATAGTAGAAGGTACTTTAACAGCTACTCCTGAGCATGTAATTATTGGTCAAGCAACTAACATTACTTTAACTTATACAGATGGTGATGGAAACCCATTAGCTGATCGTATAGTTAAACTAAATGGTGACGAAGTTAGTAAAACAGATGAAGATGGTAAAATTCTTTACTCATCATCAGCAACAAGTTCTTTAGCTTTAGTATTCGAAGCTGAAACTGATTATGATACTGATAAAGTAAGTAAAAAAGTATCATCTAAAGCTGATACAGAAGGTCCTAAAGTTGAAGTATTAAGTATATCTAAAGATGGTAAATCTGCTACATTAAAGATTACTGATAATGTAAGATTACATGTAACATATATAAACGGCGAATTAGTAGAAATGAAATTCCCTAAAGCTGACGCTATTCACGTAGTTACAGGTTTAGTACCTGGAATCAACAAGGTTGAATTCTTATCTGCTGATACAAACTTTAACTATACAGAGCAAACAATTGAAATTGAAGTTGAAGCTCCTGTAATTGAAAAAGTAGAATTTACTCTAAACAATGCAGTTGGAGACTTAGGTACACCAGTTAAAATTGGTACAACTTCTATGGTTCCAGCTCGTTTAGTAGAAGAATTAGGCGTTTCATTTGCTTGGGATGCAGAATCTCAAACAGTTGAGTACACCTATGGTGAAACAACAGTTAAATTAACAGTAGACAGCAAAACTGGTATTGTTAATGGAGAAAATGTTCCTTTATCTGAAGCTCCATACCTAAACGCACAAGGTAGACTTATGGTTCCTGTAAGAATGGTTGGTCAAAGCTTAGGATTTGATGTAAAATGGACATCTGATGATGCTCCAATCATTATCTCTAAATAA
- a CDS encoding stalk domain-containing protein: MKRFLAIFAMIAMIVSMFSGVAFAADKKVYVQVDNDILDYGKDFNTVTLSGKIFNSTSNALEKLDAELKVYKDSVDLANLVTTINAKDGSFSVLIQTDSSKTGVANYIIVGTNVTDEYDFEVDGEAAKAQDSFTIVYKTELAEPNTLEFNYPVTGQQVVQGVFVNEDADKDSDVITIAYKDAPISAIVTANFHNEKSFGFLFNGDLFTKVGDIGIYVNGVLAVSGRVKAGDLNVSLVNNEVVKALEDQKVTLKFSLADEYLNSAKDGLATDLQLRYSVKDSDDEFAKNNSNANVENVAITGLNFNKEQVEVTLECNDWDKGNYTMAVELYDSNNTTIVLEKSLDLRVIEPARYNLVTFNIDELKVGDNNINFTDIAVKEYKNSIATANNFLEVTYEGAGIEKTTQRFPGYDSSVTDSSFNIKPTKTGTVKFTVKVFGDEYANDDEANYTFATKEIEVKGWNIEVSPQTAMVDIETEFTVAITDENGNPVNNAVVKLDFGSTTETAVDGTTENIVGGIYTFDKEFTTVENVTVAAFKKDEVLAEVTLTDEIKVKGEEVYTVTSDIAVLVNGEEQEMYITVLNEEGNVVYPSFVREDVTLVDGKDDTQTGTNPTVTTRKDLDGDGVKEAIKVKVTATADQHTLILRATTDNGKKMGEIKLDVKKPQVVFTKGTKLTHNIDTELEFKVLDPRDNSVMNDTVELKAVYLADGSIDYATDANLALNDDGVWAAKVKISGVDYEKAEKDEKTVEVKLVIGDVELQTIEVVKPTLTATPNKIIIGSASNIVLTYTDAEGNILTEREVKLGEDVVGETNEEGQVVYAASSISSLSLEFKAETDVTNVYTTLKVKSTADTLAPVVTAPETVIGNKVTITIKDNVMVTAVYVNGKKVDMYFSRPEITYEADVKPGENTFFVQAADSKHNYVETNIVVTAQKAEPVKFTIGNETKYGTPALNNNVTMVPVRFAQDLGATVDWNNTTRTVTYYLGETKISMTLGSKTATVNGENVQVTVAPYLNKAGRTMVPLRMIAQELGFTVNWTSNSAPIVIE; encoded by the coding sequence ATGAAGCGATTTTTAGCTATATTTGCCATGATTGCAATGATAGTAAGCATGTTTAGTGGGGTAGCATTTGCTGCTGATAAAAAGGTTTATGTACAAGTAGATAATGATATTTTAGATTACGGTAAAGATTTTAATACTGTAACTTTAAGTGGTAAAATTTTCAACTCAACAAGTAATGCTTTAGAAAAATTAGATGCAGAATTAAAGGTATATAAAGATTCTGTTGACCTTGCTAATTTAGTAACAACCATAAACGCTAAAGACGGATCGTTTTCTGTTTTAATACAAACAGACTCATCAAAGACTGGTGTTGCTAACTATATAATTGTTGGTACAAACGTAACTGATGAGTATGATTTTGAAGTAGATGGTGAAGCAGCTAAAGCTCAAGATAGCTTTACAATTGTTTATAAAACAGAGTTAGCTGAGCCAAATACTTTAGAGTTTAACTACCCAGTAACTGGCCAACAGGTAGTTCAAGGCGTATTTGTTAATGAAGATGCTGATAAAGATAGCGATGTAATTACTATTGCTTATAAAGATGCCCCTATATCAGCAATTGTTACAGCTAACTTTCACAATGAAAAGTCATTTGGTTTTTTATTTAATGGTGATTTATTTACCAAGGTTGGTGACATTGGTATTTATGTAAATGGTGTTTTAGCTGTAAGTGGTAGAGTTAAAGCCGGAGACCTAAATGTTTCTTTAGTAAACAATGAGGTTGTAAAGGCTTTAGAAGACCAAAAAGTAACTCTTAAGTTTAGCTTAGCAGATGAATATTTAAACAGTGCTAAAGATGGCTTAGCCACTGATTTGCAACTGCGTTATTCAGTTAAAGATTCTGATGATGAATTTGCTAAAAATAATTCAAATGCCAATGTAGAAAATGTAGCTATTACAGGCTTAAACTTCAATAAAGAACAAGTTGAAGTTACACTAGAGTGTAATGATTGGGATAAGGGTAATTATACTATGGCTGTTGAGCTATATGATAGCAATAATACAACTATTGTATTAGAAAAAAGCCTCGACTTACGTGTAATTGAACCAGCTAGATATAACCTAGTAACATTTAATATCGACGAGTTAAAAGTTGGCGATAACAACATTAACTTTACGGATATTGCTGTTAAAGAATATAAAAATAGTATTGCTACAGCTAACAATTTTCTTGAAGTTACCTATGAAGGTGCTGGAATAGAAAAAACAACTCAGAGATTTCCTGGTTATGATAGCTCGGTTACAGATTCAAGCTTTAATATTAAACCAACCAAAACCGGAACAGTGAAATTTACAGTTAAGGTTTTTGGTGATGAATATGCAAACGATGATGAAGCTAATTATACATTTGCTACTAAGGAAATAGAAGTTAAGGGTTGGAACATAGAGGTTTCACCCCAAACAGCTATGGTGGATATTGAAACAGAATTTACTGTTGCTATTACCGATGAAAATGGTAATCCTGTTAACAATGCAGTAGTTAAATTAGACTTTGGCTCTACAACAGAAACAGCTGTAGATGGAACAACAGAGAATATTGTTGGTGGTATTTATACCTTCGATAAAGAATTTACTACTGTAGAAAACGTAACAGTGGCAGCGTTTAAAAAAGATGAAGTACTAGCAGAAGTAACTTTAACAGATGAAATTAAAGTAAAAGGTGAAGAGGTATATACAGTAACTTCTGATATAGCTGTATTAGTGAATGGTGAAGAGCAAGAAATGTATATTACCGTTCTTAATGAAGAAGGCAATGTAGTTTATCCTAGCTTTGTACGTGAAGATGTAACTTTAGTAGACGGTAAAGACGATACTCAAACAGGTACTAATCCAACAGTTACAACCCGTAAAGACTTAGATGGCGACGGAGTTAAAGAGGCTATTAAAGTTAAAGTTACTGCAACAGCTGACCAGCATACTTTAATTTTACGTGCCACAACAGATAACGGTAAAAAAATGGGTGAAATAAAACTTGACGTTAAAAAGCCCCAAGTTGTATTCACTAAAGGAACAAAATTAACCCATAATATTGATACAGAGCTAGAGTTTAAGGTACTTGACCCTAGAGATAATTCTGTAATGAATGATACAGTGGAACTAAAGGCTGTTTATTTAGCAGATGGCAGTATTGACTATGCTACAGATGCTAACTTAGCATTAAATGATGATGGTGTGTGGGCAGCTAAAGTTAAAATTAGTGGTGTTGACTACGAAAAAGCTGAAAAAGATGAAAAAACAGTTGAAGTGAAGTTAGTTATTGGTGATGTTGAATTGCAAACTATAGAAGTAGTTAAACCTACATTAACTGCTACTCCAAATAAAATTATTATTGGCTCTGCTTCAAACATTGTTTTAACTTATACTGATGCAGAAGGCAACATTTTAACTGAGCGTGAAGTTAAGCTTGGGGAGGATGTAGTTGGTGAAACAAATGAAGAGGGTCAAGTTGTTTATGCAGCTTCTTCAATAAGCTCATTGTCTTTAGAGTTTAAGGCTGAAACAGATGTAACAAATGTTTACACAACACTAAAAGTTAAATCTACTGCTGATACTCTAGCACCTGTAGTTACTGCTCCAGAAACAGTGATTGGAAATAAAGTGACAATTACAATTAAAGATAATGTAATGGTAACTGCTGTATATGTAAATGGTAAAAAAGTAGATATGTACTTCTCAAGACCAGAGATTACTTACGAAGCAGATGTTAAACCAGGTGAAAATACCTTTTTTGTACAGGCAGCTGACTCTAAACATAACTATGTAGAAACAAATATAGTTGTAACAGCACAAAAAGCAGAGCCAGTTAAGTTTACCATAGGTAATGAAACAAAGTATGGCACACCTGCTCTTAATAACAATGTAACAATGGTTCCAGTACGTTTTGCTCAAGATTTAGGTGCTACAGTAGATTGGAACAACACAACTCGTACCGTAACCTATTACTTAGGTGAAACTAAAATCTCCATGACTTTAGGTAGCAAAACTGCAACTGTAAACGGTGAAAATGTTCAAGTTACAGTTGCACCATACCTAAACAAAGCTGGCAGAACAATGGTTCCTTTAAGAATGATTGCTCAAGAATTAGGTTTTACAGTAAACTGGACATCTAATAGTGCTCCAATAGTTATTGAATAA
- a CDS encoding copper amine oxidase N-terminal domain-containing protein, giving the protein MKRILSITAIVALIVSMFSGVALAEGNAKVVLDRKVVELNGNSGGNVIISGRVVSNYSTVNASGYAYIQDSGANIIGYKVPFTNGRFDIKIFESMLTAGTYTVKFDSCTEYSWINGDEDEFRVIPQIEFSEGSLNMNFPVPTQPIIRGYFPNQDGDKYILKIGYIQTGTDNMQTHIATAISNGKTFGFLMDSTYMSHTGEIGIFAYPKDGGAGVLMMKGNLAPADLPVNLITKRVPHSLNNQPIVIDLNLPDKYISGSKMESPYTITAQAYDKDSNRKHENISVVGNGSTNNKFIDKNKQTASFELFCNDWGKSDVNLIIELRENSKVIMASTFELKIVNPDTYTLMGWGLDEVSVGDIVLGFPSMLSGTFPGDTNIVQNIEIKKYESGTTPKVCKYVEVRAEGCGVDKILRNYGDNPTVKNNVGIITPTKTGKMDFTIKVYSDENDKSPNETFKKTINITGYNITFNRDAIEVDTTADFIVTVRDENDDPVNNAIIKLGTKTIVSGSTANISNGTYIYKDDEKNLFSEVGQLTLNVSGYHHGNWIDVSFNDAIDVTGKEVYSLNSKTNILVNGAQEEVYVSTIDQSGDVIFPRFERIDIDAEGNKSTPISITSGAYKDFDNDGEKESARLNILPNFNQAKMIIRAVTDGGKKMGQITFNVQPPKVVMEKTSSATENIKAQFKFKIIDPRNNSVLDKEVYFQTDDKYVDFSLKDEDNDYINISDGKSSAEEPNSDEEYIYTLLVDDVDWDKAEDKEYIPTIGLYIENGATDIKMLDIPVKKPELKCNPSEIVVGTVAAVTITYVDGDGNPLEGYEVKVNDEDLGETDEMGRVFFNAASVGGVSHIFKAKTDDFNDENSDIIDPSDKNKDTILTEAKLKSVIDMKGPEVTAPAKTNKSSAMIIIEDNVRVELAYVYTTAGVEKVDIKIPMGRAYHPVKLKQGVNKFTVEAMDINKQFSTTDITIVYDPSYDPNAGTTPTPNPDPTTPDPDPTTPDPTPTPTPSASVTFTIGESTEYGVPVLKNSVTMVPVRFAQALGASFDWDGTTRTVTYSLGDKVVKVTVGKSFAVVNGVNVLMDAPAYLNSQQRTMVPVRMIARELGFNTEWKGNDKPIKIFKK; this is encoded by the coding sequence TTGAAGCGCATATTATCAATAACAGCCATAGTAGCTCTAATAGTAAGCATGTTTAGCGGAGTAGCTTTAGCTGAAGGTAATGCTAAAGTAGTATTAGATAGGAAAGTCGTTGAATTAAACGGTAATAGTGGTGGTAATGTTATTATTTCTGGTCGTGTAGTAAGTAATTATTCTACAGTAAATGCTAGTGGTTATGCTTATATTCAGGACTCAGGTGCGAATATTATAGGTTATAAAGTACCTTTTACAAACGGAAGATTTGATATAAAAATTTTTGAGAGTATGTTAACAGCTGGTACATATACAGTAAAGTTTGATAGCTGTACTGAATACTCGTGGATAAATGGTGATGAGGATGAGTTTAGGGTTATTCCTCAAATAGAGTTTTCAGAAGGTTCACTGAATATGAACTTTCCAGTACCTACTCAGCCAATTATTAGAGGATATTTTCCAAATCAAGATGGAGATAAATATATCTTAAAAATTGGTTATATACAAACAGGTACTGATAATATGCAGACTCATATAGCAACTGCTATATCTAACGGTAAAACTTTTGGCTTTTTAATGGATAGTACTTATATGAGTCACACAGGTGAAATAGGTATCTTCGCTTACCCAAAAGATGGTGGTGCCGGTGTATTAATGATGAAAGGAAATCTTGCACCAGCTGATTTACCTGTTAACTTAATCACCAAAAGAGTACCTCATTCATTAAATAATCAACCTATTGTAATAGACTTAAACTTACCCGATAAGTATATAAGTGGTAGTAAAATGGAGAGCCCGTATACAATTACTGCTCAAGCTTACGATAAAGATTCAAATAGAAAACATGAAAATATATCTGTTGTTGGTAATGGAAGTACAAACAACAAGTTTATTGATAAAAATAAGCAAACAGCCTCTTTTGAATTGTTTTGTAATGATTGGGGTAAATCTGATGTTAATTTAATTATTGAGTTAAGAGAAAATAGCAAAGTTATAATGGCAAGTACATTTGAACTAAAGATAGTTAACCCAGATACCTACACCTTAATGGGATGGGGTTTAGATGAAGTTAGTGTTGGTGATATTGTTTTGGGTTTTCCCAGTATGTTATCAGGTACTTTTCCTGGAGACACAAATATAGTTCAAAATATTGAAATTAAAAAGTATGAAAGTGGCACTACACCTAAGGTTTGTAAATATGTTGAGGTAAGAGCTGAGGGTTGTGGAGTAGATAAAATACTAAGAAACTATGGAGATAACCCAACAGTTAAAAATAATGTTGGTATTATTACACCTACAAAAACAGGAAAAATGGATTTTACTATTAAGGTATATTCGGATGAAAATGATAAATCTCCTAACGAAACGTTTAAGAAAACAATTAATATTACTGGCTATAATATTACATTTAATAGAGATGCGATTGAGGTAGATACAACTGCAGACTTTATTGTTACAGTAAGAGATGAAAATGATGATCCTGTAAATAATGCAATTATTAAACTCGGTACTAAAACAATAGTAAGTGGATCTACAGCAAATATTAGTAATGGTACCTACATCTATAAAGATGATGAAAAGAATCTATTTAGTGAAGTAGGTCAATTAACCCTTAATGTAAGTGGATATCATCATGGTAATTGGATAGATGTTAGTTTTAATGATGCAATTGATGTAACTGGTAAAGAGGTGTATTCATTAAATAGTAAAACCAACATACTTGTAAATGGTGCCCAAGAAGAAGTATATGTTTCAACTATTGATCAGAGTGGTGATGTTATATTCCCAAGATTCGAACGTATAGATATTGATGCAGAGGGAAATAAATCAACACCAATTTCAATTACAAGTGGTGCGTATAAAGATTTTGATAACGATGGTGAAAAAGAATCTGCTAGACTAAATATATTACCAAACTTTAATCAAGCAAAAATGATTATTAGAGCAGTTACTGATGGTGGTAAAAAAATGGGACAAATAACCTTTAATGTTCAACCTCCAAAAGTTGTAATGGAGAAAACAAGTAGTGCTACTGAGAACATTAAGGCACAATTTAAGTTCAAAATTATTGATCCACGTAATAACAGTGTTTTAGATAAAGAAGTATACTTTCAAACTGATGATAAATATGTAGATTTCTCACTCAAAGATGAGGATAATGACTATATTAATATTAGTGATGGTAAAAGCAGTGCAGAAGAGCCTAATTCAGATGAAGAATATATCTATACTTTATTAGTTGATGATGTTGACTGGGATAAAGCTGAAGACAAAGAGTATATACCTACAATTGGCTTATATATTGAAAATGGTGCAACAGATATCAAAATGTTAGATATACCTGTTAAAAAGCCAGAATTAAAATGTAATCCTAGTGAAATAGTTGTTGGCACAGTAGCTGCTGTAACTATTACTTACGTTGATGGAGATGGAAATCCACTAGAGGGATACGAAGTTAAAGTTAATGATGAAGACCTAGGTGAAACTGATGAAATGGGTCGAGTATTCTTTAATGCTGCGTCAGTTGGTGGGGTAAGTCATATATTTAAGGCTAAGACAGATGACTTTAATGATGAGAATAGTGATATTATAGACCCAAGTGACAAAAATAAGGATACTATCTTAACTGAAGCTAAACTTAAGTCTGTAATTGATATGAAGGGACCTGAGGTAACAGCTCCAGCAAAAACAAATAAAAGTAGTGCTATGATTATTATTGAAGATAATGTACGTGTTGAGTTAGCGTATGTTTACACTACTGCAGGAGTAGAAAAAGTAGATATTAAAATCCCAATGGGAAGAGCTTACCACCCTGTTAAGTTAAAACAAGGTGTAAATAAGTTTACTGTTGAAGCTATGGATATTAATAAACAGTTTAGTACTACTGATATAACAATTGTTTACGATCCAAGCTATGATCCTAATGCTGGTACAACACCAACGCCTAATCCTGATCCAACAACACCAGATCCGGACCCAACAACACCGGATCCAACACCTACGCCAACTCCGTCTGCTTCTGTAACATTTACAATTGGTGAGAGTACAGAGTATGGTGTGCCTGTTCTTAAGAATAGTGTAACTATGGTTCCGGTACGTTTTGCACAGGCTTTGGGTGCTTCATTCGATTGGGATGGCACTACCAGAACAGTAACCTATTCTTTAGGTGACAAAGTAGTTAAGGTAACAGTTGGTAAATCATTTGCAGTTGTAAATGGAGTAAACGTATTAATGGATGCCCCAGCATACTTAAATTCTCAACAACGTACTATGGTTCCTGTAAGAATGATTGCTAGAGAGCTTGGTTTTAATACCGAGTGGAAGGGCAATGACAAACCAATTAAAATATTTAAGAAGTAA
- a CDS encoding IS1182 family transposase, with amino-acid sequence MKQEYYNQFFKKGQLKINLKLSEIGLPANDPVYTLIKILEELNYTSLLARYKNRGRKGYNPIMMYAVMVYANMQGVSSVDKIVELCERDIVYISLTKGETPKRDAFYQFFNNKLTVEILEDLHYQFIRTLQKENYVTLKQLYIDGTKIEANANRYTFVWRGSINYHLAGLLDNIDNLYTRYNTFIKKGGYDQKYKLADAIMFSIQGMDKVKKIIAQNRKRKNKGQKKRSNNTIIEIDNTSPIKLLKLQANLIKIAKGEGITFTSGKGKPKNELQKLYEQLETYSKQLLKYKTHFKIMGADRNSYSKTDIEATFMRMKDDHMKNGQLKPAYNVQITVENYFIIHSYISNDRTDYNTLIPILNKHKTHFGYYPDGTTTDSGYCSEKNLIYLHERKIQSFIKLQEHEKMKTRAYFQNIGKHYNMKKVDCEKPYYICHNNRKLLHSHSEKHKENGYTKTFEVYACDDCSGCHLKPQCLYKYNEEKHAHKNKIMKVNELWETLKKNSYTNIQSEKGILNRQIRSIQTEGHFGDIKGNQKFRRFNYRSSEKVYKQFLLYVFSRNINKYHRFQNGKLHKYEGKTVGNVA; translated from the coding sequence ATGAAACAAGAATATTATAATCAATTTTTCAAAAAAGGACAACTAAAAATAAACTTAAAACTATCAGAAATAGGATTGCCAGCCAATGACCCAGTCTATACCTTAATAAAAATATTGGAGGAATTAAACTATACTAGCCTGTTAGCTAGATATAAAAATAGAGGAAGAAAAGGCTATAATCCAATAATGATGTATGCAGTTATGGTGTATGCGAACATGCAAGGGGTAAGTTCGGTAGATAAAATAGTAGAATTATGTGAACGAGATATAGTATATATATCACTAACTAAGGGGGAGACTCCAAAGCGAGATGCTTTTTATCAGTTCTTCAATAATAAATTGACAGTTGAAATACTAGAAGACTTACATTATCAATTTATAAGAACATTGCAAAAAGAAAACTATGTTACTCTAAAGCAATTGTATATAGATGGAACTAAAATAGAGGCAAATGCTAATCGTTATACATTTGTTTGGCGAGGTAGTATTAACTATCACTTAGCAGGGCTATTAGATAACATAGATAACTTATATACAAGATATAACACCTTTATTAAAAAAGGTGGCTATGACCAAAAATACAAATTGGCAGATGCCATTATGTTTAGTATTCAGGGAATGGACAAAGTAAAAAAAATAATTGCCCAAAATCGTAAACGCAAAAATAAAGGGCAAAAGAAAAGATCAAATAACACTATCATAGAAATTGACAATACCTCACCAATTAAGCTATTAAAATTACAAGCTAATCTTATAAAAATAGCTAAGGGAGAAGGAATTACTTTCACAAGTGGTAAAGGTAAACCAAAAAATGAGCTTCAAAAGCTATATGAGCAACTAGAAACCTATAGTAAGCAATTACTAAAATACAAAACACATTTTAAGATTATGGGAGCTGACCGTAATAGCTACTCTAAAACAGATATTGAAGCAACCTTTATGAGAATGAAAGATGACCACATGAAAAATGGGCAATTGAAACCAGCATATAATGTTCAGATAACTGTAGAAAATTACTTTATTATTCATAGTTACATCAGTAATGACCGAACAGACTATAATACCCTTATCCCAATACTTAATAAACATAAAACACATTTTGGATATTATCCAGATGGGACAACTACAGATAGTGGCTATTGTAGTGAAAAAAACCTAATTTACTTACATGAACGTAAAATACAAAGTTTTATAAAACTACAAGAACATGAGAAGATGAAAACAAGAGCCTATTTTCAAAATATCGGAAAACACTATAACATGAAAAAAGTAGATTGTGAAAAACCTTATTATATTTGTCATAATAACCGCAAGCTTTTACATAGTCATAGTGAAAAACATAAAGAAAATGGATACACAAAAACCTTTGAGGTTTATGCCTGTGATGATTGCAGTGGCTGTCATCTCAAACCACAGTGTTTATATAAATATAATGAAGAAAAACATGCTCATAAAAATAAAATTATGAAAGTTAATGAACTATGGGAGACCTTAAAAAAGAACTCATATACTAATATACAAAGTGAGAAAGGTATCTTAAATAGACAAATACGCTCAATCCAAACGGAAGGTCACTTTGGAGATATAAAAGGCAATCAGAAATTTAGACGCTTTAATTACCGCTCTTCAGAAAAAGTGTATAAACAGTTTCTATTATATGTTTTCTCTAGAAATATTAATAAATACCATCGTTTTCAAAATGGTAAATTACATAAATATGAAGGTAAAACAGTAGGTAATGTTGCTTAA
- a CDS encoding ABC transporter permease subunit: MSLKNNSFFNFILYKKEVKLLISVTVLATLFLMFTLPYGYYVYSEIKGTITQKLLANPNTSYIYDGLAVKDLTNNDIINVCSKYLMGQLKRFSFTQIIIMFILPITAAALVMGQDRNNKSIDLIASMPFTRKQIFFSKVIAGLAMCIIPYLIILIVASMLRGMFSELSIVFSYGLIFRWFITSILPIVLLFIASIFVGTLVSPPLGIMSITPIFLAFPIGLGSLIYLNLIIFNIPFEYGFVNFFAESLILMSPAYFAVYPVTRHTVSITLMSPTMHTIIAILFTIILLTFSYYLYKKHKMEYSNELLIYPQLERIFIIGVSVCCALITGPLMYSLFFNSLLAVIPGYALGAFIGGWLARYLVKIKKTG, translated from the coding sequence ATGTCATTAAAAAATAATAGTTTTTTTAACTTTATTCTATATAAAAAAGAAGTAAAGTTACTAATTTCGGTAACCGTATTAGCCACTTTATTTCTAATGTTTACGTTACCTTATGGCTATTATGTTTACTCAGAGATTAAAGGTACTATTACCCAAAAACTACTGGCAAACCCTAACACCAGTTATATATATGATGGGCTTGCTGTAAAAGACTTAACAAACAACGATATTATAAACGTTTGCAGTAAGTATTTAATGGGTCAGTTAAAGCGTTTTTCTTTTACCCAAATAATAATAATGTTTATACTACCTATCACGGCAGCAGCCTTGGTAATGGGACAAGATAGAAACAATAAAAGCATAGATTTAATTGCCTCTATGCCCTTTACTCGTAAACAAATATTTTTTAGTAAGGTAATTGCTGGCTTAGCAATGTGTATAATACCTTATTTAATAATCCTTATAGTGGCTAGTATGTTGCGAGGCATGTTTTCAGAGTTAAGTATAGTGTTTTCTTATGGCTTAATATTTAGGTGGTTTATAACCTCTATCTTGCCTATAGTATTGCTTTTTATAGCCAGCATTTTTGTTGGCACCTTAGTTTCACCACCGCTTGGCATAATGAGCATAACACCCATATTCTTGGCTTTTCCTATTGGCTTAGGATCTTTAATATACTTGAATTTAATAATTTTTAACATACCGTTTGAGTATGGATTTGTAAACTTTTTTGCTGAGTCATTAATACTAATGAGTCCGGCCTACTTTGCGGTGTATCCAGTAACCCGACACACTGTATCAATTACCTTAATGTCACCAACTATGCATACTATAATAGCTATTTTATTTACAATAATTCTGTTAACTTTCAGCTATTATTTATACAAAAAACACAAAATGGAGTATAGTAACGAGCTACTAATTTATCCCCAGCTCGAGCGAATATTTATAATAGGCGTTTCGGTATGTTGCGCCTTAATTACAGGCCCCTTAATGTATTCATTGTTCTTTAACAGCCTATTGGCAGTTATACCAGGTTACGCCTTAGGTGCTTTTATTGGCGGCTGGTTAGCCAGGTATTTGGTGAAGATTAAAAAAACAGGGTAA